The genomic stretch AACACTTCAGATCTGAAAATTCTTTACAAGCATACCTTAAAAAAATTGCTTTGACAGCACATGCAGGCAACATCAGTTTTCTACTTTAAGATAATGTAGTTATGTGccttaaaaatgtaattccaTGTGTCTTTTATACGTTATCGTTTTATACATAGAGTAAGGAATTTTAACGAATCTTCGTCCATTcaaattctttctctttaatGACGATTTGTGtcatgaaaattcataaaatattttcttcttcactaAGATAACTTCTAAACgtataaacattaatttaagGAATGATACGTATAACAAAGtaagcaataatttttaaattctgtgttgaatttaaatatatttcatgacACAacatgaaagaaaagaaagaaagtatttGCGAAAGaagattatataattatatcgaagaaattaaaatctgtATCTGTATGTATTATCTTTgaacttttgtattttttatatggttttcatataaataaaaaatgcttGTCTTCACATAAAACATGCATGCATTATATGTGTTTcacttattaaaaattcaaatcaaTTTGCTTTGATTGAAAATCAAGAGGTTTATCAACagttttgtatataatatttagtttttattgACAACATTGGATTTTTATTACATGTGTAACGGTTacacaattatttaataagtaagtagatacattatacaatttttgcgTTCAGTTATAACGTCAgcttgtaaataaattactgaCGACGATTTCCCACGAGCTACGAGATATTTGatttaagaaatatgaatttgattCGATTGCCTAGGGCCTAGGCAACTAAAACCTGAACTTCCTATTGAAGACATCTTTCTTTCGAACATGTCCTCCTTAATCGACTAATATTTCCCGCTTTGTTTTGATCTGATTTAAACTCTCCCGCGACTACTATATAGAAAGATACCGAGAACAGAATTTCTTCTCtggttttattatttggtttcAAATTCGCTAAACATGTTTAATCTATTAACGTGAATACTATGAATGATTCAAAAAACTTCGAATGGCATAATCAAACAATTCAATAACACAAAATTGGAAAGACTTTTGATTATGTTGCAAGTACAATGATGGatcgaaatttgaaaaagcaatTAACGCTTCCTCTCGCCATGATACTTCACTCGCGTTTTAAGAACAATTTTAATCTCTAATCGTTAGCGTACCTTCTATCGTTATTATGCTATGTTACAATGCGTTTAAAACACGAAGAACTCCCATCGAGTTCCACACAAATAGAGGTCAAgcatgttattatttaattacgttttagtaGACGTTTAATGGTAGTTAATTAGAAGAAACCATAGAACGTAATGCTATCTTACTCTATCGATAGATTcgtttttttatcttttctttttttatgcaTAATGATGATATGATGTACATATGTAGTCTAATCTACGATCATTGATACCGATCAATACGATCGATCCGTATAGTGCGCGTGTTCGCTGagttgttcttttttcttttctttttatacagaTACGCCGTATATATCCAGCATCATTACCTGAATCAGCTGACTTgactttgtaaaatttttctcttgttttGTATACATCTAGActtaaaaacaaatacaattttgtattcGGGAGAGGGAAAGGTTTGATTTCTATAGTTTCAATGGAACACCTCGTAGAGACGAgttctaattaatttaattagccCCCGGATCTACGAGGTGCCTGAGACTTTGCATTATgttaatttgattttcatgCTCATTTGGCTTTCGTTATTATTAAGTTTTTCCATTCAGAGATAATACGAGACACATATAACGACTGTATATATCGACGTTTCATTTTATGCAAGGTTTACGTCTTGTCGAGAAGAATCATTAGTACATATCGGAGAatggtaataattattaaatcgtGCTTATTACGTAAGTCGCTGATTCCCAAACTTAAGGACGCGGCAGTTTTTAAATAACACTttccaatttatttcatttcaacaattacgagaaatatttatttatttttaattacaattccTTTCCTTATAAAAGAgtagtttcttttcttttatcattactataattaaatttatgaattgCGTTGGAACCTCGATTATGTcctaataaaagtaaaaacgtCCGAGAAGTTTGGAAACCTTTGGATGTATAAGACATAGTTAACATCGAACACTGTATATTATCTATGCGATAGTTGAGAAGATATAATCTTTGTCCACAAACATTGTACCTGGttttaagtataaatattgtcaatgaaaaaataaaccgAACAGAGAGTCAGCTTAAAACACATTACGCGTAAGAATGTGCGCGGAAAGACTTCTAGCGGATTCAATGAATTGAATATTTGCGTCAATAGCGAGATCGTTTATTCTTTAGAGGAAGACAAAGTTAATGGgcattttaaaaacatagagtttattattttgttcctTCAATCCTTCGATCCTTTAATCTTTCGACGcatactaaaaaaaaagataaactaCTTCTAACTGGGGATTTCTAGCACGCTATGATCGATAATCATATAACGCTGAAAAATCGAATAGGTTCGTAACGAGATGTATATTCTAGCAAGAATATATTTCGCGAAGAATCTCAACGGCAGTAGTATCGTGTTGATTCTTGAAACTAGAGGTTTACCATAGCGTATTGCTATACAATTACTATATCTTGGAAAGTTTCATCATCGGTACAGTAGCATAgtctaataattataataaaaaatataaaaaagaaagatgactttcttaaaagaaataacaatcaACTATTTTATCACTTATATTTACGACTAATCATTGaattacttattatatttaaagactcgacaattaaaaaatggaaaacaagtaaaagaattaaaaaagaatattattataataaggAATAATAAGGAATGTTAATGACTTTATTATGCTACTGTATCGAGGAAAAAATCCGTAATATTCACATGTAAATTGGTACACAGCAATTACAGAGTCGGCAGAACTGCTAAGAAGAATAATATTGAATTCAACTATGCGATTTACTGCATATTCGCATAGCAATTAATAACATTTGGCCACATATAATGGAAGTAATTCTGAAAACAGCCGACATATACGATCGATAATTATTACCGACGATCGAGCTTGTACCGACAGCAACGTTCGAAAACGTTCGAAAGTCAGATTTACAGATcgtatttaagaaatttctttttttcaattacaatCATTGCCAGTACTATAAAATACAGAACGTTTCCGTTTCTTCGTCCATTTCATTTCATACGCTCACGCTAAATAGTatctgtttgaaaattaaagtttcaCATGGAAAAGACAAGATTGTGTTTTCGTTGCCTGTTGTCGAAACAGATCGCCGCGCACCATTTTGTATGATCGACGATTTTCTCTGTTTACTGCTTACCCGACTTCTTGCTTGCTCGTTCTCCTAAAACAATtacaatttcgttaaaattataaatcgtaatttcaaaatattcatagACATTAAGGgctgaaaatggaaaattacgaAGATAATATTTGACCATTGTTTTCtagaatttattctttttgcCAATAATACGTATTTGTAAACTtagtaaatatctttttgtaaGCTTTCAAATAGCTTCTTGctgaaaaaattgtttgagttgtgatatttttaaaatatgtacatgtgtggtttatttgttattatcgaTTGCCGATAATAAATTCCTAACTTACAAAACTAAATGAGTTCAGTTATTATGGATCACGATTTAGAACAATGAGATATTGATCAACTGCGTTAATCACGTTAATGTACTTATCTGATACATTATTCGTATGAGCGTTTTATGATCTAGTAAAAAGAATACattcataaaagaaaattcattgAGAAAAAGGATCATTACGATGAACAAAATGTTCTTCTTGGACGTATCTCCTCCCTATTCAAACGTTTAGACGGAACATTTATTGCTGCTATTGTCTGATCGTGACCGCATGAAAAAGCTTCAATAAGCTATCTTTAACTCTGTCAATGCCATCGTCAAGCATGCTCGACGAAGCGAGGTATCGTGAATCGTGACACCAGTGTCGATCTTGAGAGTACAATTACGCACCATTGCAGAACTCTGAACTTCAGACGATAGGATTATTAcgtcttttaataaaatttaaaggaaCATCTTTTTCGCTTCGTTGCATATCAATGACAAACTACTTTTTTTGGCGCCATTGTTGATTGTGTTCGAAAGTATAGTACGTCTAGTGTATACTcaaattattttgaagaatattttgcaGTTAGTTTAACGTTACAGATATAATCGATATCCATTAAACGACGGAGATAAGAAATGGGGTGAAATATCTATTACGATTACTAAAATCAATGTAGATTTCAATACATTTGTAGAAATATGTCTTCAGAATagatatttacttattttagaATTGTAcattactaattttttttaaaattacctATTTTTTGCATTGTTTCTTTATGGAcaattatcatattaaatgattatagttaataaatttgtcaggatcatatttaattagaataattatatttgaggAAGAATGGCAAGAAAAATACCTTTAGGAGATTTTTTAGTGTTGGTCTCCGGTTTACACCTTTTGGTCAGCCGGCGCGTCTTTTCGCAGGAGGCGTCACTGTTTGCCTTCAAATTGTCCACTCTCGTCATCAGCTGATTCACGCATCCGCTCCACGTGCCCTTTTCGTACCGGCAAGCTATATTCCCCGCCGCACAGAGATAATCACAACGCCATAAACTCCATTATTCACTCACGATACAAGTTAAGGCGACAACGGTGCACATCTCATGTTACAACACGACACACAACCATAGcttctcttttttgttttttaccaGTATTTTATTCAgttgtatgaaaaattacttttattgaaatactACTAAATTCgctattcgtttttgttttagaaaCTTCTAAGAGATGGTAACACTTTATTCATTGTATGCATTGAAAGCATCGATCTGGGGATCTGACATTTGtggcaatttattttaatttagtttccCAAAGTGGCGTCCTTTAAGCAAATGGTCGTCGCACGAAATCGAAATATCTGTGCGGCCATTGCGGTAGATTAGATTCTAAATGTCACATTTAACTCGATTGAAAAGACGCGAGGGAACGGAGCGGCGtccattaaattaaaaagttccaCGTCGGTTTATGTACGTTGAACGTGACCAGTCTACGTTTGATAGCGCTGCTTTAACGAGCTTTTAGCCACAATGTacttttctttcgattcttttcatttcattcattCTAATATACAATTGGTCGCGAAAATATTTAAGTTGTATGTAAAGTAGGAatcttctacatatatatatatatcttttaaatatgctatatcatacgaaatatttatattatactttttattcttatactatacgaaatattaatgtacctaaatatatattcattagaaccatttttaacattaatttttttactaaatatatgttaaCAATAAATGTCTCGTAACttgcatataaatttttagacTGGTTACAAATTTAACTAACATAATTATGACAGTGATTACGCACAGAAACATGGCCATTTTAGCATGCCTTTGTCACAGGGATTGTGCACCGTTGCCCGAAATTATCGATGAACTAGAAGCGTCCTTCTTCGTTCCGTTCAATTAATTAAGACGTTCCTGGGATTCTCGCTAATTAGTCAGGTCCATTAACTCTCGTTCTATGTAAAGAACTATTCAACCTCGTTCGTGTCTTCAAATTAAAGTGTGTATTAATTAGCGAAAGGCACGTCGTGCATTGTTTATAATCAGCGAAATACAAACATGGTCACGGTTAAATACCCTTATCAGATTTATCAAATAGCCTTTTTCTGAGATTTTATGCATTATATATGAGAGAATTCGGAATGGGATAGTGCATGTTAATGTTTTTTGATGAGAAAGTAACAAAGAACCGATTCTGATTATAgagttttttcttttgtattagTCATTCCATTTGCTTGGATTTCTTTCGTCCTttgatacaaaaatttgcGAAAATCCTTTTGATGAATAAAATACGTACTATCAAATATGATGTTGTTCAGTGTTGTTACTTTGTCAAATAtcacattttattataattttgtgatttttcaGAACATCTTAATTaatgaacaatatttttccaattgttGTTACTAATCAGTAAATACTAATATGCAATTtactaatatgtaaatatttatgtatttatggaagatttaaaagtactaaaatatatagaatgcatatagtatttaaaaaatccgcagtctactaATCACATAAacttcaaaaaattaaatcaagaATGAACTAAAAAATGAGGGTTGCCAAAAGTGGAaatgaataatgaataaaagtGGCATACCTTTTTTACACTTTTTTTGGATGGTCTTGGTCTGCTCGCAGGACTTGTCTCCCTTTTTAAGGTTCAGTGTGCGGGACCGTGTGTTGGTTTTCGAGTCGCATTCCGACCATTGACCCTTCACGTATCTGCACGACGAAGTGCTACCGGATGCTGCGTCAACAGATGCAAAACGTCAATAGAGATAATTGGAGGCACGACCGATCAAGTGGACAGGGAAATTTCTGAATAAACAGGGCGGCACTTAATTATCACATAAGAGTTTAGCCCTTTGCTCAATGCCCATTCAATATATTGTCTTAGGCAGATTAACACTTTCACAATTCTAGCTGTTTCTCCATAGAatacttataattattttcggtttcaatttctattttcaaggAAATGCTTCAGGCTTCAAGATGTGtaaacattatttcatttttttctctataatctataacatttcaaaatttaataaaaaaacttTGAAGTACTAATCTGCATCTTAAAAATTGAACTGAAGTTTGAAATAgttatattaattgttaatatacAATAACTTTAATACAATCATCTTAAGCTTCAAATGTATAatccaaatatatataatccaaaaagaaaataaaaagaaaacttaaCTATAAccaaaaatagaagaaacaatatttaaaattttttcttctcattatTAAGCAAAAATAGACGCTACTATAAAACTACAAACTTCATACTATTTTTTCTAACGTCGAATCTCTGATACAACTTCCTGCACCCCTAGAACAAGAACTCGGTAGAGTAAAATTACCGAGTTGGAGGCGAGGATGGAAAACGTGTGAGTAGAAACTTGCAGCAACTAAAAGCCATAGCGCGCGCTTCGTAGCTCGACCTGTAATTCAATGTGATCCTCGAAGTTGGAATTTCAGCTTTGCCCTTCTTTCGGCGACTTGTTCCGCTCTGAAAAGGAACTCGAAGAAAAGCCCTTGCTTCCCTCTCTCACGCCCGCGCCTGTGACCTTTCGGAAGCACGATCCTGGACCGAATAAATTTCTAAGACCAAATGATCTTAGTCAACAATGAAACGGTGCGCGCCACTGGATGATATTTCAATTGTATTCCCAGTCCTGGCCGCGGGAAAGGAAGCCCGAAAGATGAGAGAAAGAGCCGCATAGAGACAAAAGAAGCTTTTCATTCCGCAAGCCAGGGTTCGCGATACCACCGCTCAATCCGCACCGAGGACCGTCTTTTCTTATATGCTATACGCTCGATCGACCTCGCCAATGTGTCGCGTTATCTTTAGTTTCTTTCCTGCTTTGTTTATTACTGTCAATTGAGGATTgattgtcttttttttttttgttgcttCGTAGAGATGTCGAGGATAAGAATTCGTGGAGAAAGTTTACAGGACACCTGAATGATAAGAGTTTATAGGTTATGTTGGTGCAAGAATATATTTACTTGAGAAATTAAGAGCATGGAGTATAATATAGACATTTGGTAGCTGAGATTATGGCATGGAATCCAAAACGGTAAGAGTACTCgaatatatatactaaaaatTGTTGAGTATGTATGTGAATACTGGAGCAAGTGTAATAAGTATATGGATTCTTAAATATTGAAGATCCGAAACCatctgaaatattatatttaaaatagatatcaaaagtatttaaaacggctaaaatattcaacgttCCTGAATATCTTAACCTAAAACATATACACACACCTAACACTTAAGATACCCTAAGTACTTGAGTGATTATTTGGGTACCTAAGATTTGGATAATACCACGACTTTCAATTTTGACGTAAGCTATTGTGTATAATGCaatcttctattttatacCTTTACAACCgtctaaatatttaaagttcgGTAAAGACGATCTAATTCTAACAAACATAACCGATGCCATCTAACCTAAAACATTTACGTGGTAACGAACTCTGAGCTTTTATGAAGATAAAACACCTGCGAGGAGGTTTTAAAGAGTAACTATGTGCATACACAGTGGACGTGACTTCTTTCCATGTGGAAGCGAAATTTAAAGGGGACCCAGTTACCGACGCCATGGTACTACACCACCGACCTCTCTGCGAGCAAACAGCCTGACTCGAACACCTTGTAAACACTTAACAGATATTAAGTTTCTTCATCTCTTGACGAAAGTAACACGGACCTTACGCGGAACTTGCAAGATTTCAATTCTACCCGTTGATCTTCTAAAACTCAATCTTACAAAGGAACTTTTAATGAAGACTTTTCgaagaatgtaaataaatcttGGCCAGAAAACCAAGTTGTATTTGAAAGATCAAAGTCGAAAAATGCTTGAAGGTTTCTTATTTCTGAATTTGTTCCCtctccatttttctttctttttttttttttttttttataagataTGACTTTTGAAGAGAGGACACTGATTTCACGACGTGAcgatcattattttaaaagctATGCGTATATAAAGTTCATGCATATTTTGAATTGGTATCGGTTTGGGCTAgatttgatttaattaatattactcaatttaatttacttatttaatttatttaaatgttattggTTCAGGTTAGGATATATTAGactaatatatactattaaattttcttcttcccaATCCGGAGTTCAATCGAAatcagaaataaagaaattggaGGAGCCTcgattctctctcttctcatttttaatttattatattaaaaagatgtATCTCCGGAATCAATTTCACCTTATTTCAACGTGACGTATATATAGATTCTTAATTAAACTTAATATATACCTCGTTCTTTGGTTCCACGAACAGTTCGTACAAGAACCTCCTTGTCATCTTCCTCCCATAGATCAGATTCCGCTCTGGTGGTGACGATGATCATCAACAGGGCGACACCGACCAGCGCCAAACTCCACCACAGCTTCATTCTGCgcacaaaaaaagaaaaaaatgtaagaaaataagataagCTGAACGCCTCGTTAATCTTCTGCCTTTAATCAGCgctcttttaattattatatgacAGAGCATCGAGGAACGAGGTCGGATAGGcttgaacgaaaagaaaaaaagccaCGTCTACCGGAAGTGGATGATGGGATCGAAGTGGAAGAAACATCGTGTTTTCTTATAGAAACTTCAACATATCGCCATGTTGAAATACATGTAtagagtttttaaaaaatggttGACAGGAATATTCCTATCTATATAGATACACGTTATACATATCAAAGGCAAGAAAAAGCTTCATACAAACATGAgtttataagtaaatttattattcaaaacaattatatcaatttctttttcttttttttgttttaacacATAGAACGTATACCTAAGTTTTTATCCAACATTCTTGAAACActctttaaatttaaaagtagCAAACATTTACAGGAAAAGtattttcaatcaaatattTCGAGGATAATCAGCCAAAGATTTTCGCAGTTAAcataaaattcgaagaaaccATGATTTCGAAGATGTTCTTATTTTTCTGTCAGTTTCGTGGAAACTGATTCGGATGTTCGTTGAAAAATCGCGTTCAAATCAATTTTCACTGTGCCAACACGAATTTGACGGGCAACATTCTtgttttttttcgttttctcaCGGACCTTTACCAACACACGAttcaaatgttattttttcgCCCGTGTATGGCACGTTCAAAATTTACGGGTCAATTCGTTCGCGCCACTGCCGCGAGATTGGAACCCCTTATGGCAAGAACTAATGTTTTTACTATCACAAGTTCCTCGCAGACATCAAACCACCAGTCGTAGTTTTTCTTTTGTGTGTGAATCAGATTGAATTCATTTGTTAAAACAATATTGTAATGAcatgcatttttataaattttatgcgtatttactatctttttacatagatatttttgaagtaaatgaattccaataattttgcataaaacTTAGTATTTTGTACATTGTAAGTTGTATTATAAGTTATACGTAGCaaacagaatatttatattttccccaaatagaagaaaacataaaacgttaaaagttCTTTGCTTATTTAAGTAAGATATTACGCAACAATTTAGATAATCCTGTAACAACTACTTATACGTATaacataaattacatattttaataagaatGGCACAAGTTAATGCACGAGCATAACTATGATTGGCCAACAACGTGTgaacaatattttaacgaataacaatgttttattttacaggTACTTTCGTTGTTATTGACAAGATAATtgctcgttttattttaagcgATAAGTTACGTCTAAAAACATCGGTTAAACGAGGCCGTAGTTTGCATATCGTCGGAAAGTTTCGCCCATTTGTCCCTCGTAAATTTTGTAATCGCTCGACAACATGGGAAGTACTAATTGCCAAAGCTGCAAGCCTCAATGGCTTCTCCTCGTAATTATTGAAATCAACGGGGCGCCGTTGTACCGGAAGAGGCGGACTAAATGAACCGGTTAAATAAACGTCGAATGTTTTCTGTCTTAATATTCGATTAAATACGGAAAAGGACGATGGCTTTACACGTAAACAAATGCCAATTTATCGCGTAGAATAATTACATGCTTGACTGTATACATGTACAGGGCGAGATACGCAAAGCAtaacatttgaatttttcaataaacgtTGTCCGCATCGAATGTTTTAGAGACTTAATTGTTTGATttactttgtattttttaattcgtgaGAGCTTTCGTCAAGAAGGTATCAAAATCACTAAATActttttcaagatttaattGTTAGGATGAAATGGAGATGTTAACTTTCTAATAACGTCTTAAGAAGATACagcaataaaaatgttta from Bombus pascuorum chromosome 2, iyBomPasc1.1, whole genome shotgun sequence encodes the following:
- the LOC132904481 gene encoding uncharacterized protein LOC132904481 encodes the protein MKLWWSLALVGVALLMIIVTTRAESDLWEEDDKEVLVRTVRGTKERASGSTSSCRYVKGQWSECDSKTNTRSRTLNLKKGDKSCEQTKTIQKKCKKACRYEKGTWSGCVNQLMTRVDNLKANSDASCEKTRRLTKRCKPETNTKKSPKGERASKKSGKQ